The Mycolicibacterium aichiense region CGGTCAACCACTCCATCCCCGACGCACTCGCGGTCGCCATCCACACCGGAGCCGGCACCGTCCTGCACACCGGTGACATCAAACTCGACCAGTTGCCGCCCGACGGCCGCCCCACCGACCTGCCCGGCATGTCCCGCCTCGGCGACGCCGGGGTGGACCTGTTCCTGTGCGACTCGACCAACTCCGAAATCCCCGGCGTGGGACCCTCGGAAAGCGAGGTCGGGCCCAACCTGCACCGGCTGATGCGCAATGCCGAGGGGCAGCGGATCATCGTGGCCTGCTTCGCCTCCAATGTTGATCGTGTGCAGCAGATCGTCGACGCCGCAATAGCATTGGGCCGGCGGGTGTCGTTCGTCGGCCGCTCGATGCTGCGCAATATGGCGATCGCCCGCGAGTTGGGCTTCCTGCATGTCGAGGACCGCGACGTCGTCGACATCGCGATGGCCGAGGAGATGACGCCCGGGCAGGTGGTGTTGATCACCACCGGTACGCAGGGCGAGCCGATGGCGGCGCTGTCGCGGATGTCGCGCGGCGAGCACCGCAGTATCACGGTCACGTCCGACGACCTGATCATCCTGTCCTCGTCGCTGATCCCCGGCAACGAGGAGGCCGTCTACGGAGTGATCGACGACCTGGCCAAGATCGGCGCCAGGGTGGTCACCAATCAACAAGTGCGAGTGCATGTCTCGGGCCATGCCTACGCCGGGGAGCTGCTGTTCCTCTACAACGGGGTGCGGCCGCGCAACGTGATGCCGGTCCACGGCACCTGGCGGATGCTGCGGGCCAACGCCAAGCTGGCCGCCCGCAGCGGCGTGCCGGAGGAGAACATCGTGGTGGCCGAGAGCGGCGTCAGTGTCGATCTGGTCGGCGGCCGGGTCTCGATCGCCGGCGCGGTTCCGGTCGGCAAGATGTTCGTCGACGGCCTGATCATGGGCGACGTCGGCGAGGCCACCCTGGGCGAGCGGCTCATCCTGAGTTCGGGATTCATCGCCGCCACGGTGGTGCTGAACCGCGAGACCGGGCGCCCGGCAGCCCCGCCGCAGCTGCATTCGCGCGGCTTCTCCGAGGACCCCAAGGCATTGGAACCCGCTGCGCGCAAGGTCGAAGCCGAGCTGGAAAAGCTTGCCGCCGAGAATGTCACCGACCCGGTGCGTATCGCGCAGACGGTGCGGCGCACGATCGGAAAGTGGGTGGGGGAGACCTACCGCCGCCAGCCGATGATCGTGCCGACGGTCATCGAAATCTGACGGGCCCGCCCCATACCCGGATAAGCTCTCCTGCTTATGACGGGCTCCGCGCGGGGCGGAAACTATCGGGCACTGCTCACGCAGGGGACGTTCTTCAAGGTGGGCGTCCAAGTCAGCAGCATCTCGGCCGTCATCCCGTACATCGCCGACCAGCTCGGCAGTCCCGGCGTCGTGGTGGCGCTGCTGATGCCGGCGTTCACCGTCGGAACGCTGCTGGGAAGTGTCCTCGGGCCCAAGGTGTTACGCCTCACCGACTCGGTCACCGGGTTGCTGGTCGGAGTTGCGCTGACGCAGGCCGCGCTCACCGCACTGGTCGCACTCGACATCGCGCTGGCGCCTCCCTGGCTGTTCGCGTATCCGCTGCTGCTGGCCTGCCTGCTCATCGGCACCGTCACCGGCAGCTCGCAGGTGGTCTCGCCGATGGCCATGTCGGCGCTGCTGTCGGCCCAGCAACGTGGCGACGTCATGCTCAAGCAGGCCGGATACAGTGGCGCGCTGGTGGTTCTGATCACTGCCTTCACCGCGGGACGCCTGCTGCCCAATTCCCCTCGATGGCACGACGCCGATCTGCTGTGGATCTCGGTGGCGGCCATGGTGTTGGGTGCTTTGTGCTGCGCGACACTGCGAACGCCGGGCGTGCAGCTGGCGAAGGGACCGACCCGCATGGTCGACACCCTGCGGCAGGGACGCTCGCAGCTGCGGACCAATCGGTGGCTGCGGCGTTTCCTGACAACGAATCTGGTGTTCATCCCAGTGATCCTGACGCCCACCTTCTATGCCATCTACGCTGCCGAATTCCTCGGCGCCAGCATCAATGTCGACCAGTTCCTGGTGTTCGTCGGTGTCGGCCTGCTCGCCGGAATTCCGCTGTGGCGGGTGGTTCGCCGCAGTCACGGAGCCCGCGGTGTCTATCTGTGCAGCGCGTTGATCAGCATGGCTGCAGCGGCCCTGTGCATCGCTTCGCAGCAGTGGCATATCGTGCCGGCGCTGTGGGCGTTCGGCCCTGCGATGCTGCTCTCGGCGGTCGCCAACCAGGCGCTGCTGCCCGCCGCCTACGACTGGATCTTCGACCACGCCGACAATGCCGATGCGGCCGTGCTGATCAGCTGCACCCACATCGTCATCAGCCTGGGAATGATCGTTGCCGGATTCAGCCTGGGCATCATCGCCGAAGGGGCGCCTGCGGTCTGGCCGCTCGTCACGATGCTGGCGCTCACCGTCGCCGCCGCGTTCTCCGCGGCGCTGGTTCCGCGGACTCAGCGGGAGAGCAGCCAGGAGACCGCGCGGTCCCGATAGGCGGCCAGTCCCTTGTATTCGACCATGTCGTCGGGCAATTCGGCCAACACCGCGGCGGTGCGCGCCCGCCACTGGTCGACAGTCGCGATATCGGCCAGCGGCAGCATGTAGCTGCGGATCAGAAAGCAGATCGCACCTGACTCGGGCAGCCGGATCAGGTGCTGGACCTCCACCCGCAGATGGATGAGCCGGCCGAACGTGTCGTCGTCGACGGCGTCCAGGTACGCGCGATCGGGCAGCGACTGCGGCAACGCTTCGGTGGACACGTCGAGCCGCCTGCCGACGGTCATCGACCAGTTGGTCCGGCGGTAGATGCCGCCCGCCTGCAGCCGCATCAAGAATTCCCGGGCCCGGGTGATCACCCCGGTCTCCCGTAACCGGGGGACCGGTCCGTGAATCTCCAGGAATGTCATCCCGACGTCGAAGCCGAACGACCAGCCCGCGGCGAACGTGACCACCCCGGCGTCGGCGAACAGGTCGCCGTCACGCTGGTCGAGCAGCACGATGTCCTCCTGCACCTGACCGGCGATATAGGCCAGCGGATCGCACGGCAGGCTTGACTCGTCGCCGATCACAAATTCTTGGGTGATGCCGAGCAATTCGTTGCGCCAACACCAGGTGTCGCCGTCGCGGCTCAGGGACATCGTTGCCGGATACGAGGCGGCGAGCTCGGTCATCAACGTCAGCATGGTGTCCCAGCACGCGATTCGCATGTGCGGCAACACCGCATGCCGGGACGGATCGGCGGCCAGGATGCGGCGGCGCTCGGCGAGCTCGCGGGTGTACTCGCTGTCGATGTCCACCACCGGCTCGCCCCACTGCCCGGTCGCAGTGGTCACCACCTCGCGTGCGGGCGCGATGTTGGTGCTGTACCGGTAGGAGTCGGCCGAATACGGGAACGGAAAGGACGCAACCAGATCCGCTGCCGACACCAGGCCGCTCACAGGTCCAACTCCACCCGGCCCGAACCGCGGGAGACGCAGGCCATCATCGAGTCGCGGCGCTCATCGTCGGTGAGGAAGAGGTCGCGGTGCAGCACCACTCCGCCGCGTACCGGAATGCGGCATTCGCCACAGACACCCTGCCGGCACAGATTGCGGATGACATATCCGTGGGCGGTCAACGACTCCAGCAGCGAGACCCCTGACTCGACGGTGAATGTGCTTCCATCGGAGGACAGTTCGACCTCGAACGGGTCGCCCGGTGCGAGCTCGCCGCCGAAGTGTTCGATATGGATGCGGCTCGGGGGCCAGCCGAGCCCGGTGGCGACGGCGACCACGTCGTCGATGAATTGGCTTGGACCGCAGAGGTAGGCGTGCGTGCCGAACGGCTGGGCGGCCAGCGTCGCCGTCAACTCGGCGAGGAAGGCCGCTCTGTCGGTGAAGAACGACGCGTTCTCGGTCAGCGAGCGGATCTCGTCGACATACGCGCCGCGTCCCTCACGAAAGATGTACAGCAGCCGCACATCTCGGCCCCAGCGGCGCGCGCTGCGCAGATGCGACACCATCGGGGTGATCCCGATGCCGGCTGCGATCAACAGGTGTCGCCGGGCGCGCAACACCGGGGCGAAGGCGCTGCGCGGCGGGTGTACGACGACAGTGTCACCCAGTCTCAGTTCGCGGTGAATCCACCGCGAGCCACCGCGGCCCGCGGGGCATTCCAGTACCGACACCACATATTCGCTCGGCGCATTGCTCTCGCCGGTCAGCGAATAGGCGTTGGCCCCGCCGGGGTGTTCGACCACCACGTGGCTACCGGGCGTGAACGACGGCAGCGCCGCACCGTCGGCACGGGCCAGCGTCAGAGTCCTGATTCCGGGCACCGTGTCGTCGATCGCGGCGACGTGCACAATAAGCCTGGTCATGGCGTCGCGTCTGCGGTCGTCGCGAATCCGAGGTGGGCTCCGATCCGTCGAGAGACGTGGTAGTACACGAACAATCGGCGCGCGCAGCCGGTGCAGGTGATCTCCTCGGACAATCCCGTCGCCGCCGTGGTCGTGATCCGGCAGTGTGCGCAGTAGATCTCGCGGGTGGTGACTTCGGTACTGGCGACAGTGATTTCGTCGTCGGCCGCGCCGAGTTCGAAGGCGCGAGCGCGGACGCGAAGACACGCGTGCGCGGGACCCGCCAGCAGAAGCCGCCAGCCGACTTGCGCGTCGTGGAGGTCGGCCTCCAGCGCGGCGCACGCCGCTTCGGCGTCGGCTACCTGATGCACCCGGGGCCGGGCGTCGGGATGGGCCGCGCGGATCTCGTCGACCCACCGTGCGGCGATGGCGGCCGCGTCGGTCCCGACGGCGAGCACCGTCCAGCGCCGGCCGGTGAGATCGGCCGTCGGACAGGTCGGTTCGACGGCCCAGGCCGGGACGCTGGTGAGCTCCAGATCAGGTGTCATCGTCACCCGATCGTAAGTGCTAACGCTTGTTCGTGAACCCGGCGTCGACGGGCAACGCGACGCCGGTCACATAGCGGCCGGCATCCGACACCAGGTAGTACACCGCATTGGCGATGTCCTCAGGTTCCAGCGTCTGGACCGGCAGCGCGTTGGTCATGTCCGGGCCGCCGAAGTTCTGTTGGGCGATGCCTTCGAGCCAGGAACGGGTGAACTCGTTGTCGATCATCGGGGTGTTCACCCCTGCCGGATGCACCGAGTTGACCCGAATATTAAATGCGGCAAGGAAATTCGCGTACGCCCGCATCAGGCCGACGACGCCGTGCTTGGCGACGGTGTAGCCCAGCGATCCGGCGATCGGGGCGCCGATGCCGACCAGGCCGGCCACCGAGCTGGTCAGCACGATCGCGCCGCCGTCGCCCTGCTTGATCAGCGGCTTCATCGCCACGTCGACCGTGTGATAAACCCCGGTGAGGTTGACGTCGATCACGTCCTGCCAGGCGCCGTCGTCGGCCATCGGGGCGATCCCGGCGTTCGCGATGACGATGTCGAGCCGGCCGAGTTCCTCGATGCCCTGGTACATGGCGTTCTTGAGCGCCGTCCGGTCGCGGACGTCGGCCTCACGGGCGACGATTCGCGCGCCGGTGTCCTCGACGAGCTTCACGGTGGCCGCCATGTCCTCGGGCGTGGCCATCGGATAGGGGACGCTGGCGATCTGGTCGCAGAGGTCCACCGCGATGATGCCGGCACCCTGCGATGCCAGCTTCACCGCGTGCGCGCGGCCCTGGCCGCGGGCCGCACCGGTGATCAGTGCGACCTTGCCGTCGAGTTCACCCATGGCTTAGGGGCGGACCTGGCCCTTGGCCGGATCGCCGGCCGGGATGGGGGTGAGCATCTTGATGTCGGGGGCGCCGTCGAGGTGCTCACCGATCTCGCCGAACAGCGTGGTCACGCCGGGCGCGGTGCTGTGGGTCTTGAGTGCGTCCTCGTCGGCCCACTGCTCGACGAACACGAACGTCTTGTCGCCCTCGTGGACGGCGTAGAGGTCGCAGCCGGGCTCGTCGTGGACCGCCGCGACGGCCTTCTTGCAGGCCTCGCGCACAGCGTCGACGGATTCGGGCTTGACGGTGAAGCTGGCAACGACGACGACGGGCATGCGCGGAGCTCCTCAGCTCTCGTAGGTGTGACGGCGCTTACGTTAGCCCTGCTTCGTAATGCCACGAGAACGGGTCCCGGTCAGCGGCGCGGGGTGCCCGAAATCGACCTCAGCCGGCGTTGGTCGCAGTCTGGCAACGACGCGCCGTGGAACGGGTGTTGCGGATGGTGCAGATGGGGCACATGCGACTAGGCTTGCCCGCATGGCGAACAAGACGGCCGCTCGCTCAAGCGCGCGAACGACCAGGTCAAAGGGTGCGACGCGGTCGGCCAAGCCGGCCCCGCGGCGCAAGCCTGCCAAGAAGCGCACCTCCTCGCCGGTCGCCACCGCGGCCGCGACCGGGGGACGCGCAGCGCGGGCGACCTGGCTGATGTTGGCCAAGGGGGCGGGCTCGACCGCCCGATCGGTCGGTCGAGCCCGCGACATCGAGCCCGGGCATCGCCGGGACGGCATCGCGCTGGGGCTGCTGGCAGTCGCGGTCGTGATCGCGGCCAGTTCGTGGTTCGACGCTGCCCGGCCGGTCGGCGCCTGGATCGACTCTGTGCTGCGGACGCTGGTCGGCGGAGCCGTCGTGCTGCTGCCCATCATCATCTGCGCGATCGCTGTCCTTCTGATGCGCACCGAACCCAATCCCGAGGCGCGGCCCCGCCTGATCCTGGGGTGCGCGATGGTCGCCCTGCCGGTTGTGGGCCTGTGGCATCTGTGGTCGGGTGCGCCACAGGACCCCGCCGATCGGCAACGCGCAGCGGGCTTCATCGGCTTCGCCATCGGTGGTCCGCTGTCCGACGGGCTGACCCCGTGGATCGCCACCCCGCTGCTGATCATCGCTGCGTTGTTCGGGCTGCTGCTGCTGACCGGCACCACGATTCGGGAGGTCCCGGACACGCTCTACGCGATGTTCAGCACCCGTGGCCACTACGACGACGACGACGAGTACTACGACGACGAGGAGCCGGAGGACGTCGCTCCCGCGGAGCCGGAGGACTTCTCCGACGGCTACTACGACGATCCGCGCTCGTACACCGATGAGGCGCCGGCCTGGCCGGGCGCCGAGGGACCGGTCGGCACACCGCTGGACAACTACCCGCTCGACGAGGACTCGCCGACGGTGCCCGAGCCGGTGAAGGCGCGGCGTAAGAAGGCCACCCCGAAGCCGGAGCCCGTGGCGGAGACCGCCACCCAGGACACCAAGGTGCTGGATCGTGTTGTCGAGGGCCCGTACACGTTGCCGTCGCTGGACCTGCTGGTTGCCGGCGACCCGCCGAAGCGGCGCAGCGCGGCCAATGACCAGATGGTGGAGCGGATTTCATCGGTCCTGCAGCAGTTCAAGGTCGACGCCGCAGTGACCGGCTGCACCAGGGGCCCGACGGTGACGCGCTACGAGGTTGAACTCGGCCCCGGCGTCAAGGTCGAGAAAATCACTGCGCTGCAACGCAATATCGCCTACGCGGTGGCCACCGAGAGTGTCCGTATCCTCGCGCCGATCCCGGGCAAGTCCGCTGTGGGCATCGAAGTGCCCAACACCGACCGTGAAACGGTCCGGCTCGCAGACGTTCTCACTGCGCCGTCCACCCGCGGTGACCATCGCCCGCTGGTGATCGGATTGGGCAAGGACATCGAGGGTCACTTCGTCTCGGCGAACCTGGCCGATATGCCGCACCTGCTGGTGGCCGGCTCCACCGGCTCGGGTAAGTCCAGCTTCGTCAACTCGATGCTGGTGTCGCTGCTGGCTCGTGCCACCCCTGAGGAAGTGCGGATGATCCTCATCGACCCGAAGATGGTGGAACTCACGCCGTACGAAGGTATTCCGCACCTCATCACGCCGATCATCACTCAGCCCAAGAAGGCGGCGGCGGCGTTGGCGTGGCTGGTCGAAGAGATGGAGCAGCGCTACCAGGACATGCAGGCCTCCCGCGTGCGCCACATCAAGGACTTCAACGCCAAGGTGCGGTCCGGGGAGATCACCGCGCCGCTGGGCAGCCAGCGGGTGTACAAGCCCTACCCGTTGATTCTTGCGGTCGTCGACGAGCTCGCCGACCTGATGATGACCGCGCCGCGTGACGTCGAAGAGGCGATCGTGCGGATCACCCAGAAGGCCCGCGCAGCAGGCATCCACCTGGTGCTGGCCACCCAGCGGCCATCGGTCGACGTCGTCACCGGTCTGATCAAGACCAACGTGCCGTCGCGGCTGTCCTTCGCGACGTCGTCACTGACCGACAGCCGGGTCATCCTCGACCAGCCGGGCGCCGAGAAGCTGATCGGCATGGGCGATGGTCTGTTCCTGCCGATGGGCGCCTCCAAGCCGGAGCGGTTGCAGGGTGCCTACGTCAGCGACGAGGAGATCCACGCCGTCGTGCAGGCCTGCAAGGACCAGGCCGAGCCCGAATACACCGAGGGTGTGACCGCGGCCAAGCCGAGCGGCGAGCGCACCGACGTCGACCCCGATATCGGCGACGACATGGACGTCTTCCTGCAGGCCGTCGAACTCGTGGTGTCCTCGCAGTTCGGCTCGACGTCGATGCTGCAGCGCAAGTTGCGGGTCGGCTTCGCCAAGGCCGGCCGGCTCATGGACCTGATGGAGACCCGCAACATCGTCGGGCCGTCCGAAGGCTCCAAGGCTCGCGAGGTGCTGGTCAAGCCTGATGAACTCGCCGGGACGCTGATGCTCATCCGCGGTGCCCGCGCCGCCGAGGACGACGACGAGGACGAGGACTTCTAGTCGCCGAGTGAGCGCTCACGTCTCATGTTCCGCCAGGAAGTGAGGCGTGAGCGCTCAATCAACTTGCGACGCGCTGTGATTGGATGTCCCACGCCCGTCGCACTCGGCTGATGACATCGCTACGACGGTGGTCAGCCAGCACACGCACCACGACCCATCCGACTGATCCCAGATAGTCCTGCCGATCCACGTCGACGGTGTACGCGGTGCGACTGGTGCGATGGTGCTCACCGTCGTACTCGACCGCCACCCGAAGGTCGGGCCAGCCCATGTCCAGGTAGTACCACCGCCCACACGGTCGTGTTATCGGGATCTGCGTGTGCGGGCGCGGAAAGCCGGCATTGATGAGATCCAGTCGCAGGTACGTCTCCTGGGGTGATTGCGCACCAGCGTCGAGGGCGTCCAGCATGGACGAAACTCGCCCGACCCCTCGCAGACGCGGATGAGCATCAGCGATCGCCACGACGTCAACGGCTGAGAAATGGGTTGCGTTGGCCAAGGCGTCCAGCTCGGCGATCCCGCGCCTCGAGGGACCGCGCCGCGCCAGATCGAACGCGGTCCGGCCGACGGTTGTGACGGGTAGACCACCATGGCTGGTGAGTTCGGACGCCAGAAGGGTCTCGCGGCGGGTGACGATCCCGCGTGGACTGCGATTGTTGGAAAAGTTGAGCTCGATCGGAATATTAGGATCAATCCAGCGCGCACCATGCAGAGCTGCCGCCGCGCTGCCGGTCACAACTGCATGCCGCCCCGACCACAGCCAGGCCGCGGTGGTTCGGTCCAGCAGTGTCAGTTCTCCGCGCGGGGCGTACACATCGGGGAATAGGCGCTGATAGGTGTTGGCGAGTTGGTAGCGGTTCACCCGGCCGGCCGCGAGGGCTTCGGAGCCGATGAATACCCGCGTCACGGCGCCCTACGGTGCCAGTCGAGCTGCCAGCGGGCTCTCAGCTATCCACAGCGCCGTTTGATTGAGTGCCGACGTGTCATATTCCGCCCGGGAATGAGGCGTGAGCGCTCACCCAACGCGGCTCAGAGCTTGAGCAGCATCCGGGTGTTGCCGAGGATGTTCGGCTTGACGTACGACAGGTCGAGGAACTCGGCGACACCGATGTCGTAGGACCGGCACATCTCCTCGTACACCTCGGAGGTGACCGGGGTGCCCTCGATCTCGGTGAAGCCGTGGCGGCCGAAGAACTCCGTCTCGAAGGTCAGCACGAACAGCCGCTGCAGTTGCAGCTCGCGGGCCACCGTGAGCAGCTGGTCGACGATCGTGTGACCGATGCCGCGGCCCTTGACTTTCGGGTCGACGGCCACCGTGCGGACCTCGCCGAGGTCAGCCCACAGGACGTGCAACGCCCCGCAGCCCACGACCTCGCCGTCGACCTCGGCCACCCAGAATTCCTGGACCGCCTCGTAGAGGGTGACCAGGTTCTTCTCGAGCAGGATGCGGCCCGCGTAGATGTCGACCAGACGCTTGATATCCGCGACATCCGAGGTGCGGGCGCGGCGGACGACGACATCGGAGCTCACGGGTGCAGAGTATCGGGCGTGAGGAGCCCGGCTGCCAACCGATATTCTGTTTGCCGTGTCGGGACAACCGCAAACACCTCCGGCGGTCCCGCGCGTGCGGGTCGCCAACTTGGCCAACTTCCTGACCGGTATCCGTCTGGTCCTGGTCCCGATCTTCCTGCTGTTCCTGTTCGCCGGTGACGGCCACGAAACAGCCAGCCGCCTAACGGCTTTCATCATCTTCACGGTGGCGGTCATCACCGATCGGCTGGACGGTTCGCTGGCCCGTACCTACGGGATGGTCACCGAGTTCGGCAAGCTGGCCGACCCGATCGCGGACAAGATGCTGATCGGCGCAGCTCTGATCGGGCTGTCGATGCTCGGCGACCTGCCGTGGTGGGTGACCGTGGTGATCCTGATTCGCGAGCTCGGCATCACCGTGCTGCGCTTCGCGGTGCTGCGGCGCGGGGTGATCCCAGCCAGCCGCGGGGGCAAGCTCAAGACGTTGGTGCAGGCCGTCGCGATCGGACTGTTCGTGCTGCCGCTCCACAACTGGCCGCCGGCCTGGCACACCGTGGCCTGGGTGATCATGTGGGCGGCGATCGTCCTGACCGTGCTCACCGGGGCCGACTATGTGGTCTC contains the following coding sequences:
- a CDS encoding ribonuclease J, yielding MNEELSPPGPLAPGGLRVTALGGINEIGRNMTVFEHLGRLLIVDCGVLFPNHDEPGVDLILPDLRHISDRLDDIEALVLTHAHEDHIGAIPYLLKMRGDIPVVGSKFTLALVAAKCREHRVNPVFVEVAEGQRSSHGVFECQYFAVNHSIPDALAVAIHTGAGTVLHTGDIKLDQLPPDGRPTDLPGMSRLGDAGVDLFLCDSTNSEIPGVGPSESEVGPNLHRLMRNAEGQRIIVACFASNVDRVQQIVDAAIALGRRVSFVGRSMLRNMAIARELGFLHVEDRDVVDIAMAEEMTPGQVVLITTGTQGEPMAALSRMSRGEHRSITVTSDDLIILSSSLIPGNEEAVYGVIDDLAKIGARVVTNQQVRVHVSGHAYAGELLFLYNGVRPRNVMPVHGTWRMLRANAKLAARSGVPEENIVVAESGVSVDLVGGRVSIAGAVPVGKMFVDGLIMGDVGEATLGERLILSSGFIAATVVLNRETGRPAAPPQLHSRGFSEDPKALEPAARKVEAELEKLAAENVTDPVRIAQTVRRTIGKWVGETYRRQPMIVPTVIEI
- a CDS encoding MFS transporter, encoding MTGSARGGNYRALLTQGTFFKVGVQVSSISAVIPYIADQLGSPGVVVALLMPAFTVGTLLGSVLGPKVLRLTDSVTGLLVGVALTQAALTALVALDIALAPPWLFAYPLLLACLLIGTVTGSSQVVSPMAMSALLSAQQRGDVMLKQAGYSGALVVLITAFTAGRLLPNSPRWHDADLLWISVAAMVLGALCCATLRTPGVQLAKGPTRMVDTLRQGRSQLRTNRWLRRFLTTNLVFIPVILTPTFYAIYAAEFLGASINVDQFLVFVGVGLLAGIPLWRVVRRSHGARGVYLCSALISMAAAALCIASQQWHIVPALWAFGPAMLLSAVANQALLPAAYDWIFDHADNADAAVLISCTHIVISLGMIVAGFSLGIIAEGAPAVWPLVTMLALTVAAAFSAALVPRTQRESSQETARSR
- a CDS encoding heme-dependent oxidative N-demethylase family protein; the protein is MVSAADLVASFPFPYSADSYRYSTNIAPAREVVTTATGQWGEPVVDIDSEYTRELAERRRILAADPSRHAVLPHMRIACWDTMLTLMTELAASYPATMSLSRDGDTWCWRNELLGITQEFVIGDESSLPCDPLAYIAGQVQEDIVLLDQRDGDLFADAGVVTFAAGWSFGFDVGMTFLEIHGPVPRLRETGVITRAREFLMRLQAGGIYRRTNWSMTVGRRLDVSTEALPQSLPDRAYLDAVDDDTFGRLIHLRVEVQHLIRLPESGAICFLIRSYMLPLADIATVDQWRARTAAVLAELPDDMVEYKGLAAYRDRAVSWLLSR
- a CDS encoding PDR/VanB family oxidoreductase, which translates into the protein MTRLIVHVAAIDDTVPGIRTLTLARADGAALPSFTPGSHVVVEHPGGANAYSLTGESNAPSEYVVSVLECPAGRGGSRWIHRELRLGDTVVVHPPRSAFAPVLRARRHLLIAAGIGITPMVSHLRSARRWGRDVRLLYIFREGRGAYVDEIRSLTENASFFTDRAAFLAELTATLAAQPFGTHAYLCGPSQFIDDVVAVATGLGWPPSRIHIEHFGGELAPGDPFEVELSSDGSTFTVESGVSLLESLTAHGYVIRNLCRQGVCGECRIPVRGGVVLHRDLFLTDDERRDSMMACVSRGSGRVELDL
- a CDS encoding dimethylamine monooxygenase subunit DmmA family protein, with the translated sequence MTPDLELTSVPAWAVEPTCPTADLTGRRWTVLAVGTDAAAIAARWVDEIRAAHPDARPRVHQVADAEAACAALEADLHDAQVGWRLLLAGPAHACLRVRARAFELGAADDEITVASTEVTTREIYCAHCRITTTAATGLSEEITCTGCARRLFVYYHVSRRIGAHLGFATTADATP
- a CDS encoding mycofactocin-coupled SDR family oxidoreductase; this encodes MGELDGKVALITGAARGQGRAHAVKLASQGAGIIAVDLCDQIASVPYPMATPEDMAATVKLVEDTGARIVAREADVRDRTALKNAMYQGIEELGRLDIVIANAGIAPMADDGAWQDVIDVNLTGVYHTVDVAMKPLIKQGDGGAIVLTSSVAGLVGIGAPIAGSLGYTVAKHGVVGLMRAYANFLAAFNIRVNSVHPAGVNTPMIDNEFTRSWLEGIAQQNFGGPDMTNALPVQTLEPEDIANAVYYLVSDAGRYVTGVALPVDAGFTNKR
- a CDS encoding putative quinol monooxygenase, yielding MPVVVVASFTVKPESVDAVREACKKAVAAVHDEPGCDLYAVHEGDKTFVFVEQWADEDALKTHSTAPGVTTLFGEIGEHLDGAPDIKMLTPIPAGDPAKGQVRP
- a CDS encoding FtsK/SpoIIIE family DNA translocase, translating into MANKTAARSSARTTRSKGATRSAKPAPRRKPAKKRTSSPVATAAATGGRAARATWLMLAKGAGSTARSVGRARDIEPGHRRDGIALGLLAVAVVIAASSWFDAARPVGAWIDSVLRTLVGGAVVLLPIIICAIAVLLMRTEPNPEARPRLILGCAMVALPVVGLWHLWSGAPQDPADRQRAAGFIGFAIGGPLSDGLTPWIATPLLIIAALFGLLLLTGTTIREVPDTLYAMFSTRGHYDDDDEYYDDEEPEDVAPAEPEDFSDGYYDDPRSYTDEAPAWPGAEGPVGTPLDNYPLDEDSPTVPEPVKARRKKATPKPEPVAETATQDTKVLDRVVEGPYTLPSLDLLVAGDPPKRRSAANDQMVERISSVLQQFKVDAAVTGCTRGPTVTRYEVELGPGVKVEKITALQRNIAYAVATESVRILAPIPGKSAVGIEVPNTDRETVRLADVLTAPSTRGDHRPLVIGLGKDIEGHFVSANLADMPHLLVAGSTGSGKSSFVNSMLVSLLARATPEEVRMILIDPKMVELTPYEGIPHLITPIITQPKKAAAALAWLVEEMEQRYQDMQASRVRHIKDFNAKVRSGEITAPLGSQRVYKPYPLILAVVDELADLMMTAPRDVEEAIVRITQKARAAGIHLVLATQRPSVDVVTGLIKTNVPSRLSFATSSLTDSRVILDQPGAEKLIGMGDGLFLPMGASKPERLQGAYVSDEEIHAVVQACKDQAEPEYTEGVTAAKPSGERTDVDPDIGDDMDVFLQAVELVVSSQFGSTSMLQRKLRVGFAKAGRLMDLMETRNIVGPSEGSKAREVLVKPDELAGTLMLIRGARAAEDDDEDEDF
- a CDS encoding type IV toxin-antitoxin system AbiEi family antitoxin, producing the protein MTRVFIGSEALAAGRVNRYQLANTYQRLFPDVYAPRGELTLLDRTTAAWLWSGRHAVVTGSAAAALHGARWIDPNIPIELNFSNNRSPRGIVTRRETLLASELTSHGGLPVTTVGRTAFDLARRGPSRRGIAELDALANATHFSAVDVVAIADAHPRLRGVGRVSSMLDALDAGAQSPQETYLRLDLINAGFPRPHTQIPITRPCGRWYYLDMGWPDLRVAVEYDGEHHRTSRTAYTVDVDRQDYLGSVGWVVVRVLADHRRSDVISRVRRAWDIQSQRVAS
- a CDS encoding amino-acid N-acetyltransferase, producing MSSDVVVRRARTSDVADIKRLVDIYAGRILLEKNLVTLYEAVQEFWVAEVDGEVVGCGALHVLWADLGEVRTVAVDPKVKGRGIGHTIVDQLLTVARELQLQRLFVLTFETEFFGRHGFTEIEGTPVTSEVYEEMCRSYDIGVAEFLDLSYVKPNILGNTRMLLKL
- the pgsA gene encoding CDP-diacylglycerol--glycerol-3-phosphate 3-phosphatidyltransferase: MSGQPQTPPAVPRVRVANLANFLTGIRLVLVPIFLLFLFAGDGHETASRLTAFIIFTVAVITDRLDGSLARTYGMVTEFGKLADPIADKMLIGAALIGLSMLGDLPWWVTVVILIRELGITVLRFAVLRRGVIPASRGGKLKTLVQAVAIGLFVLPLHNWPPAWHTVAWVIMWAAIVLTVLTGADYVVSAIKDSRERTAGR